Genomic segment of Paenibacillus macerans:
TAAGACCTTCTGTAAAGCCGATTTGCGAAAAATGCAAAGTCATTCGTCGCAAAGGCAATGTCATGGTGATTTGCGAAAATCCGAAACACAAACAAAAACAAGGTTAATAGAAGGGGGTGTAGCGTAAAATGGCACGTATTGCTGGTGTGGATTTGCCACGTGATAAACGCGTTGAGATCGCCTTAACTTACAT
This window contains:
- the rpmJ gene encoding 50S ribosomal protein L36; its protein translation is MKVRPSVKPICEKCKVIRRKGNVMVICENPKHKQKQG